One part of the Salinivirga cyanobacteriivorans genome encodes these proteins:
- a CDS encoding T9SS type A sorting domain-containing protein has protein sequence MRFLFVLFFVLSFMVSKAQPLEPLISVGHSGSVTFIGMQFIDDTLWVSGWHRDNGDDIIWKYDENGALLDSTVFHLPGGTLYNFVPYGDSVVVIGVQSEDNDKGRLVLHCLDRNLDLVWTSYVPYDFDPVILGFRYFEHFQRRFVAIQTPATQFFKFDEDFNFVEQHRTSTFLNFEPIKYTDHSFHFAKNGGFIVELDTSFNEIDTLYHGFGVFSSSGNIMSNGKDGYIATSLTLDHFNTINFRDSTYQVVQNYPYFGHSDEYPHYTDFRSLAPNPDTSRIFASGYLPLNQSPHPVYLGSYNTNELWVSYLTPDSMLWHQFYADSTYYYFLTNMTMGPDGSLYLASSRYDVTNQPDYSDAVIFKFNAEGDMLVGNNEEVSMQRKHRAYPNPGTNYLNVEIPEVSAAKLYVYNLQGKMVQKGSFRKKYRLNTSAMQTGIYIYKIVSNSGNIYSGKWIKK, from the coding sequence ATGCGTTTTTTATTTGTTTTGTTTTTTGTATTATCGTTTATGGTGAGTAAGGCCCAGCCCCTCGAGCCGCTCATATCTGTCGGGCACAGTGGTTCTGTAACCTTTATCGGAATGCAGTTTATTGATGATACCCTTTGGGTTTCAGGTTGGCATCGCGATAATGGTGATGATATAATCTGGAAATATGATGAAAATGGAGCTTTATTAGACAGTACGGTATTTCATCTGCCCGGAGGTACGCTATACAATTTTGTGCCTTATGGCGATTCTGTGGTGGTTATAGGTGTGCAAAGCGAAGATAACGATAAAGGCAGGTTAGTGCTGCATTGCCTGGACAGGAATTTAGATTTGGTTTGGACCAGTTATGTGCCTTATGACTTTGACCCTGTAATTTTGGGTTTTAGGTATTTTGAACATTTTCAACGCAGGTTTGTGGCAATTCAGACTCCTGCTACACAGTTTTTTAAATTTGATGAGGATTTTAATTTTGTGGAGCAGCACAGAACCTCCACTTTTTTAAATTTTGAACCTATTAAATATACCGACCATAGCTTTCATTTTGCTAAAAATGGCGGTTTTATAGTTGAGCTTGATACATCGTTTAATGAAATAGATACTTTATATCATGGATTTGGAGTGTTTTCTTCTAGTGGTAATATCATGTCGAATGGTAAAGATGGATATATAGCCACTTCTCTCACTCTTGACCATTTTAATACAATCAATTTCAGGGATTCAACTTACCAGGTTGTTCAGAACTATCCGTATTTTGGGCATAGTGACGAATATCCACATTATACTGATTTTAGATCTTTGGCGCCTAATCCGGATACCTCCAGAATATTTGCATCAGGATACCTGCCGCTGAACCAATCCCCACATCCTGTATATCTTGGTAGTTACAATACCAATGAGCTATGGGTTTCATACCTAACACCGGATTCTATGCTGTGGCATCAATTTTATGCTGATAGTACTTACTACTATTTTTTAACAAATATGACTATGGGCCCAGACGGGTCGTTATATTTAGCCAGTTCGCGTTACGATGTAACCAATCAGCCTGATTACTCCGATGCTGTAATATTTAAGTTTAATGCGGAAGGTGATATGTTGGTGGGCAACAACGAAGAGGTTTCAATGCAGAGAAAGCACCGTGCATACCCAAACCCGGGAACGAATTACCTGAATGTTGAGATTCCAGAAGTTTCAGCAGCCAAACTGTATGTGTATAATTTACAGGGTAAAATGGTGCAAAAGGGTAGTTTTAGAAAAAAATACCGTCTAAATACATCGGCCATGCAAACCGGCATATACATTTATAAGATTGTTTCAAACAGCGGAAATATATACAGCGGTAAATGGATTAAGAAATGA
- a CDS encoding T9SS type A sorting domain-containing protein — MRILFVLFFALSFMASKAQPLEPLISVGHGGSVTIIGMQFIDDTLWVSGLHRDNGDNIIWKYNENGTLLDSTVFPLYGGTLYNFVPYGDSVVVIGVQAGDNDKGKLVLHCLDRNLDLVWSKFVTYDFDPYIMGFRHFRGFQRRFVEIQTGATQFFKFDKDFNFIEQYKIAAHLNFEPIKYTDHSFHFGKGGAFIFELDTTFNVIDTLYLGLGVFSHSGNIMSNGKGVYVATSSTMINNEVYYEIHFRDSTYQVVQNYPYFGHSDDDPRYTYFRSMAPNPDTSRIFASGYLPANQAPHPVHLGSYNTNEIWVSYLTPDSMLWHQFYADSTYYYFLTNMTMGPDGSLYLASSRYNVSNQPDYSDAVIFKFNAEGDMLVGNNEEVSMQRKHRAYPNPGTNYLNVEIPEVSAAKLYVYNLQGKMLQMTSFRKKHRLNTSAMPNGIYIYKIVSNSGNIYSGKWIKK, encoded by the coding sequence ATGCGTATTTTATTTGTTCTTTTTTTTGCATTATCATTCATGGCAAGTAAGGCTCAGCCCTTGGAGCCGCTCATATCTGTCGGTCATGGAGGGTCTGTAACTATTATTGGCATGCAATTTATTGATGATACCCTTTGGGTATCGGGTTTGCATCGCGATAATGGTGATAATATAATATGGAAATATAATGAAAATGGAACTTTATTAGACAGTACAGTTTTTCCCCTGTATGGAGGTACGTTATATAATTTTGTGCCTTATGGCGACTCTGTGGTGGTTATAGGTGTGCAGGCCGGTGATAACGACAAAGGCAAGTTAGTTCTGCATTGCCTTGACAGGAATTTAGACCTTGTTTGGTCGAAATTTGTCACTTATGATTTTGATCCATATATTATGGGGTTCAGACACTTTAGGGGCTTTCAGCGAAGGTTTGTGGAAATTCAAACTGGTGCTACACAGTTTTTTAAGTTTGATAAAGATTTTAATTTTATAGAACAATATAAAATCGCAGCCCATTTAAATTTTGAACCCATTAAATATACCGATCATAGCTTTCATTTTGGCAAAGGAGGGGCATTTATTTTTGAGCTGGATACAACTTTCAATGTGATAGATACTTTATATTTGGGGCTTGGAGTATTTTCTCATAGTGGGAATATTATGTCGAATGGTAAAGGCGTTTATGTGGCGACCTCTTCAACTATGATTAATAATGAGGTGTATTATGAAATTCATTTCAGGGATTCAACTTACCAGGTTGTGCAGAACTATCCGTATTTTGGGCACAGTGACGATGATCCACGTTATACCTATTTTCGATCTATGGCGCCTAATCCGGATACCTCAAGAATATTTGCATCCGGTTACTTGCCGGCAAATCAGGCTCCACATCCTGTGCATCTTGGCAGTTACAATACAAATGAGATATGGGTTTCATACCTAACGCCGGATTCTATGTTGTGGCACCAGTTTTATGCTGATAGTACTTATTACTATTTTTTAACAAATATGACAATGGGGCCAGACGGGTCATTATATTTAGCCAGTTCGCGTTACAATGTCTCCAACCAACCGGATTACTCCGATGCTGTAATATTTAAATTTAATGCGGAAGGTGATATGTTGGTGGGCAACAACGAAGAGGTTTCAATGCAGAGAAAGCACCGTGCATACCCAAACCCGGGAACGAATTACCTGAATGTTGAGATTCCTGAAGTTTCAGCGGCCAAACTGTATGTGTATAATTTACAGGGTAAAATGTTACAAATGACTAGTTTTAGAAAAAAACACCGTTTGAATACATCGGCCATGCCAAACGGCATATACATTTATAAGATTGTTTCAAACAGCGGAAATATATACAGCGGTAAATGGATTAAGAAATGA
- a CDS encoding DUF134 domain-containing protein: MAPRKKRCRHIHEPPGFSGYVAREARASVEPVVLLYEEYEALRLADYDALKHDEAAERMSVSRPTFARIYENVRKKIAKAFVESRSIKFDAGCAYFSCDTNQIVTSEGINNKKMTTMEKIIAIPCENGTLSTHFGHAAEFAFVQCEGEEVKSVSMKQAPPHQPGLLPRWVSEQGGNTVIAGGMGNKAIELFRQNNIDVVTGAPAIGVEELAQQYVSGKLTGGDNRCDH; the protein is encoded by the coding sequence ATGGCACCACGCAAAAAACGATGCAGACATATTCATGAGCCACCCGGTTTTTCTGGATATGTGGCCCGGGAAGCAAGAGCTTCAGTGGAGCCTGTGGTTTTATTATATGAAGAGTACGAAGCTCTGAGATTGGCCGATTATGATGCCCTGAAGCACGATGAAGCGGCTGAACGCATGAGCGTTTCACGACCTACATTTGCACGTATTTATGAAAATGTGAGAAAGAAAATTGCAAAAGCTTTTGTAGAGTCTCGTTCCATAAAATTTGATGCGGGGTGTGCTTATTTTTCGTGTGATACAAACCAAATTGTAACAAGTGAAGGTATTAACAATAAAAAAATGACAACTATGGAGAAAATAATTGCTATTCCATGCGAAAATGGAACATTGTCGACCCATTTTGGGCACGCGGCAGAATTTGCCTTTGTCCAATGCGAAGGAGAAGAGGTAAAATCAGTTAGTATGAAACAAGCACCACCACATCAACCCGGATTATTGCCGCGTTGGGTATCCGAGCAGGGTGGAAATACTGTTATTGCCGGTGGTATGGGGAATAAGGCTATCGAGTTGTTTCGCCAAAACAATATTGATGTAGTTACCGGAGCGCCCGCTATCGGTGTTGAAGAGCTTGCTCAACAATATGTTAGCGGTAAGCTAACCGGCGGTGATAATCGGTGCGATCATTAA
- a CDS encoding hydrogenase maturation protease, which produces MNLTKLLNTRSKMLFVGIGNVLKRDDGVGVFISQNLEKNASVDALTVEVSIENYIGKINSLAPEKLILIDCVDFGKDAGYYKLTDLNTMRDFTTNTHNISLGRLKDLFVVDDIKVLGIQPGDVSFGEGLTQDVEKTAFEVLRIITQQLQHKNN; this is translated from the coding sequence TTGAATTTAACTAAATTACTGAATACTCGTAGTAAAATGCTCTTTGTAGGCATTGGGAATGTGCTGAAAAGAGATGACGGAGTGGGTGTTTTTATCAGCCAAAATCTGGAGAAAAATGCATCGGTCGATGCATTGACAGTAGAGGTTAGCATTGAAAACTATATCGGGAAAATTAATAGTTTAGCACCCGAAAAGCTGATTTTAATTGATTGTGTTGACTTTGGAAAGGATGCGGGTTATTATAAGCTTACAGATTTAAACACAATGAGAGATTTTACCACAAACACCCATAATATTTCGCTCGGGAGACTGAAGGATTTGTTTGTGGTAGACGATATAAAAGTTTTGGGTATTCAACCCGGTGATGTCAGTTTTGGAGAAGGTTTGACACAGGACGTGGAGAAGACAGCATTTGAAGTATTGCGTATCATCACCCAACAACTACAGCATAAAAATAATTAA
- a CDS encoding 4Fe-4S dicluster domain-containing protein yields the protein MKYPKIREIKEAVISLVSPAYTTSFPKKPHKPYKDYRGKPVVDNDNCVGCETCANVCPPLAITFEDDREKGIRTIRRDYGKCIFCGQCQEHCITGKGVKLSDEIYDMASYDRTDNVEYQEKELLLCKNCGAIITTKEHYVFMHKKLGPKAYSSILNLNVLNDKLKLSAKDEAEVDIHDELKRKDMFNVLCPNCLHEAQKKNF from the coding sequence ATGAAGTATCCTAAAATACGTGAAATAAAAGAGGCGGTTATCTCCCTGGTTAGTCCGGCTTACACCACAAGTTTTCCCAAAAAGCCGCACAAACCTTACAAGGATTACCGCGGCAAACCCGTAGTTGATAATGACAACTGTGTGGGCTGCGAAACATGCGCCAATGTATGTCCACCACTGGCAATTACATTTGAAGATGACCGGGAAAAAGGAATACGAACAATAAGGCGCGATTATGGAAAATGCATATTTTGCGGTCAGTGCCAGGAACACTGTATTACAGGGAAAGGCGTGAAGCTCTCTGATGAAATTTATGATATGGCTTCTTACGACAGAACGGATAACGTGGAATACCAGGAAAAAGAGTTATTACTATGTAAAAACTGCGGCGCCATTATCACCACAAAAGAGCACTATGTATTTATGCACAAAAAACTTGGTCCAAAAGCCTATTCGTCGATCCTTAACCTGAATGTGCTCAATGATAAACTAAAGCTATCCGCAAAAGATGAAGCCGAGGTAGATATTCATGATGAACTAAAGCGAAAAGATATGTTCAATGTGCTTTGTCCTAATTGTTTGCATGAAGCACAAAAGAAAAATTTTTAA
- the mnhG gene encoding monovalent cation/H(+) antiporter subunit G, which translates to METVSVILIITGILFNLFGCIGLVRLPDVYNRLQSATKCVTLGTCSILLGVLFYFGFIDIGVKALVAIPILFFAATVAAHALVKGAYKFGVPLGDKSVRDDYKEEKK; encoded by the coding sequence ATATTGATCATTACCGGAATTTTATTCAACTTGTTTGGATGCATTGGACTGGTGCGTTTACCTGATGTTTACAACCGGTTGCAATCTGCCACCAAATGTGTGACCCTGGGCACCTGTAGTATTTTGCTGGGTGTGCTGTTTTATTTTGGCTTTATTGATATTGGTGTAAAAGCACTTGTTGCTATCCCAATACTGTTTTTTGCTGCTACAGTGGCGGCGCATGCGCTGGTCAAAGGAGCTTATAAGTTTGGTGTTCCACTTGGCGATAAAAGTGTGAGAGATGACTATAAGGAGGAGAAAAAATGA